One region of Mangifera indica cultivar Alphonso chromosome 3, CATAS_Mindica_2.1, whole genome shotgun sequence genomic DNA includes:
- the LOC123211684 gene encoding NADH dehydrogenase [ubiquinone] 1 alpha subcomplex subunit 8-B-like — protein MGSGVDAAGDQIPTSAVLMASHKHIGTRCQRENVEFLKCKKRDPNPEKCLDKGRQVTRCVLGLLKDLHQRCTKEMDEYAGCMYYHTNEFDLCRKEQQAFEKACPLE, from the exons ATGGGGAGCGGGGTGGATGCTGCGGGAGATCAGATCCCAACGTCGGCTGTGCTAATGGCGTCGCATAAGCACATCGGGACGAGATGCCAGCGGGAAAATGTCGAGTTTTTGAAATGCAAGAAGAGGGATCCAAATCCGGAGAAATGTCTCGATAAAGGCCGCCAAGTTACTCGCTGTGTCTTGGGCCT GTTAAAAGACCTTCACCAGAGGTGCACAAAGGAGATGGATGAATATGCTGGTTGTATGTATTACCACACAAATGAGTTTGATTTATGCCGCAAGGAACAGCAGGCATTTGAGAAGGCATGTCCATTGGAATGA
- the LOC123210158 gene encoding squamosa promoter-binding-like protein 7, which translates to MEPRSLEHPRFTEMEPHVTEKETSTSALWDWSDLLDFTADDRFDLPMVSDQTELNPATEPHTEPSVVNLNKVRKRDPRLTCSNFLAGWIPCACPEVDELLAEEEATLPGKKRARTVRAGSGQASCQVPGCEVDISELKGYHKRHRVCLRCANASAVFLDGESKRYCQQCGKFHVLSDFDEGKRSCRRKLERHNNRRRRKSIESKSGVDSEPPGAMTQSEDFGCESELGKDSLCLSSQITDQEPNFESEDGHVSTLHSATNSQNVNRDSGVSLAPTSEIQIDGGKDDSKGHSPSSCDNKSAYSSLCPTGRISFKLYDWNPAEFPRRLRHQIFQWLASMPIELEGYIRPGCTILTVFIAMPKIMWVKLYEDPITYLHDFVVTPGRMLSGRGSMFVHLNNLIFQVKDGTSVMKVNVEVKAPRLHYVHPTCFEAGKPMEFVACGSNLLQPKFRFLISFAGKYLPYYCCVASSHGQSECNPLAFDHQLYKIYVPHTEPDCFGPAFIEVENESGLSNFIPVLIGDKDICCEMKMIQDRFEASHFPERAPSVAKGSHSDLCEVSASRQTAFTELVLDIAWLLKLPASESFQQFMSPSQVQRFNSLFNFLLNYESTAIMEKILQNLKILMDNTALNRGVKVTVESDTELLLGYMDHVRDFLYRRLNKIGDIIPQSGYVVTEKSHCSKSCFPSDVLVSITNQDPETTLNNRVGAMVASNATEGSEIVPLLSNEVVMNVSFVKEWQRKSCSHISTGVLSARPIIFVIAVTAVCFATCVVLLHPHKVGDIAVSIRRSMFGSV; encoded by the exons ATGGAACCTCGCAGCCTTGAACACCCGAGATTCACGGAGATGGAGCCGCACGTGACGGAGAAGGAGACGTCGACGTCAGCGCTGTGGGACTGGAGCGATCTTCTGGACTTCACCGCAGACGATCGCTTCGATCTTCCTATGGTCTCCGATCAGACTGAGTTGAATCCAGCAACGGAGCCTCATACCGAGCCTTCGGTTGTTAATTTGAATAAGGTCAGGAAACGCGACCCGAGGTTGACTTGTTCTAATTTTTTAGCGGGTTGGATCCCCTGTGCGTGTCCGGAGGTTGACGAGCTGCTTGCGGAGGAGGAAGCGACTCTGCCTGGGAAGAAGCGTGCGCGGACGGTGCGGGCAGGGTCGGGCCAAGCCAGTTGTCAAGTGCCAGGTTGTGAGGTGGATATTAGTGAGCTTAAAGGTTATCATAAAAGGCATAGGGTTTGTCTTCGGTGTGCAAATGCCAGTGCCGTTTTCCTTGATGGTGAAAGCAAGAGATATTGTCAACAGTGTGGCAA GTTTCATGTATTATCAGATTTTGATGAAGGTAAAAGAAGTTGCAGGAGAAAATTAGAGAGACACAACAATAGAAGGCGAAGAAAATCTATTGAATCTAAAAGTGGTGTGGACAGTGAACCTCCAGGAGCCATGACACAGAGTGAAGATTTTGGTTGTGAGAGTGAATTAGGAAAAG ATAGTTTATGCTTGAGCAGCCAGATAACTGATCAAGAACCAAATTTTGAGTCTGAAGATGGCCATGTTTCTACTCTTCACTCAGCAACTAATTCCCAGAATGTCAACAGGGATAGTGGTGTGTCTCTTGCTCCTACTAGTGAAATCCAAATTGATGGAGGAAAAGATGACTCCAAAGGGCATTCACCTTCTTCTTGTGACAATAAGAGTGCATATTCGTCCTTG TGTCCAACAGGGCGAATCTCATTCAAGCTATATGATTGGAATCCAGCAGAATTTCCTAGAAGACTACGGCACCAA ATATTCCAATGGTTAGCCAGCATGCCAATTGAATTGGAGGGGTATATTCGTCCTGGATGTACAATCTTGACTGTATTTATTGCCATGCCAAAGATTATGTGGGTGAAG TTATATGAAGACCCTATAACTTATCTGCATGACTTTGTTGTTACACCTGGAAGGATGCTATCTGGAAGAGGCTCTATGTTTGTTCATCTGAACAACTTGATTTTccaagttaaag ATGGAACTTCTGTGATGAAAGTCAATGTAGAGGTGAAGGCCCCAAGGCTTCACTATGTCCATCCTACATGTTTTGAGGCCGGCAAGCCCATGGAGTTTGTTGCTTGTGGAAGTAATTTACTTCAACCCAAATTTCG GTTTTTGATATCTTTTGCTGGAAAGTATCTGCCATATTATTGTTGTGTTGCATCTTCGCATGGTCAAAGTGAGTGTAATCCTCTTGCTTTTGACCACCAGTTGTACAAGATATATGTACCGCACACTGAACCAGATTGTTTTGGCCCTGCATTCATTGAG gTTGAGAATGAGTCTGGCTTATCAAACTTCATACCTGTACTCATTGGGGACAAAGATATATGTTGTGAAATGAAGATGATACAGGACAGATTTGAAGCTTCTCACTTTCCTGAGAGAGCTCCATCTGTAGCTAAAGGTTCTCATTCTGATTTGTGTGAGGTTTCTGCATCGAGACAAACAGCTTTCACTGAACTTGTTTTAGACATAGCATGGTTATTGAAGTTACCAGCATCAGAAAGCTTTCAACAGTTTATGTCCCCTTCACAAGTTCAGAGATTTAATTCTTTGTTTAACTTCCTATTAAACTATGAGTCAACTGCCATCATGGAGAAAATATTgcaaaatttgaagattttgatGGATAACACAGCGTTAAACAGAGGGGTCAAGGTCACAGTTGAATCTGATACAGAATTATTGCTTGGGTATATGGATCATGTGAGAGATTTTCTATATAGAAGACTTAACAAAATTGGAGACATAATACCTCAGTCTGGATATGTTGTAACGGAAAAGAGTCATTGTTCCAAAAGCTGCTTCCCAAGCGATGTGCTTGTTTCCATTACCAATCAG GATCCAGAGACAACATTGAATAATAGGGTCGGAGCAATGGTGGCTTCAAATGCTACTGAAGGAAGTGAAATTGTTCCACTTTTGAGTAATGAGGTTGTCATGAATGTGAGCTTTGTTAAAGAATGGCAAAGAAAATCATGTAGCCACATTTCCACTGGCGTCTTGAGTGCCCGTCCGATTATATTTGTGATTGCTGTTACTGCTGTTTGTTTTGCGACCTGTGTCGTCCTTCTCCACCCGCACAAGGTTGGTGATATTGCAGTATCTATACGCCGATCTATGTTTGGCAGTGTTTAG
- the LOC123212188 gene encoding probable 1-deoxy-D-xylulose-5-phosphate synthase, chloroplastic isoform X2: MAKKRPGGIFAALSEIGEYHSRRPPTPLLDTVNYPIHMKNLSTKELKQLADELRSDVIFNVSKTGGHLGSSLGVVELTVALHYVFNAPQDRILWDVGHQSYPHKILTGRRDKMLTMRQTNGLSGFTKRSESEYDCFGTGHSSTTISAGLGMAVGRDLKGRKNNVVAVIGDGAMTGGQAYEAMNNAGYLDSDMIVILNDNRQVSLPTANLDGPIPPVGALSSALSRLQSNRPLRELREVAKGVTKKIGGPMHELAAKVDEYARGMISGSGSTLFEELGLYYIGTVNGHNIDDLISILKEVKDTKTKGPVLIHVVTEKGRGYPYAERAADKYHGVTKFDPATGMQFKSSALTQSYTTYFAKALIAEAEADKDIVAIHAAMGGGTGLNQFLRRFPSRCFDVGIAEQHAVTFAAGLASEGLKPFCAIYSTFMQRAYDQVVHDVDLQKLPVRFAMDRAGLVGADGPTHCGAFDVAFMACLPNMVVMAPSDEAELFHMVATAAAIDDRPSCFRYPRGNGVGVQLPHGNKGIPLEVGKGRMLLEGDRVALLGYGTAVQSCLAAAALLEQHGLQLTVADARFCKPLDQSLIRSLAKLHEVLVTVEEGSIGGFGAHVAQFLALDGLLDGALKWRPLVLPDRYIDHGSPAYQLEEAGLTPSHIAATVFNILGQAREALEIMSFKSSKNTAFLELIQLKSQST; this comes from the exons ATG GCCAAGAAAAGGCCAGGTGGGATTTTTGCAGCACTTTCAGAGATTGGAGAATATCACTCAAGAAGACCACCAACACCACTACTGGACACAGTAAATTATCCAATTCACATGAAAAATCTATCCACCAAG GAGCTTAAACAGCTAGCAGATGAGCTGAGGTCTGATGTTATATTCAATGTTTCCAAAACTGGTGGTCACTTGGGCTCTAGTCTTGGCGTTGTGGAGCTCACTGTTGCCCTTCATTATGTTTTCAATGCTCCCCAAGACAGGATACTGTGGGATGTTGGTCATCAG TCTTACCCTCACAAAATCTTGACGGGGAGAAGAGATAAGATGCTTACCATGAGGCAAACAAATGGACTTTCAGGATTCACAAAGCGATCTGAGAGTGAATATGACTGCTTTGGAACTGGCCACAGTTCTACCACTATCTCTGCAGGACTGG GTATGGCTGTGGGCAGGGATCTTAAAGGAAGAAAGAACAATGTTGTTGCTGTCATAGGTGATGGTGCCATGACTGGAGGCCAAGCTTATGAAGCCATGAACAATGCTGGATACCTGGATTCAGACATGATTGTTATTCTTAATGACAACAGACAGGTTTCTCTACCCACTGCCAATCTAGATGGGCCGATACCACCTGTGGGAGCTTTGAGCAGTGCTCTCAGTAGGTTGCAATCCAACAGGCCTCTCAGGGAACTCAGAGAGGTTGCCAAG GGAGTTACCAAAAAAATTGGTGGACCTATGCATGAACTGGCAGCAAAAGTTGATGAATATGCTCGTGGGATGATCAGTGGTTCTGGATCAACGTTGTTTGAAGAGCTTGGACTGTATTATATTGGTACTGTCAATGGTCACAACATAGATGACCTCATATCTATTCTCAAAGAGGTTAAGGATACCAAAACAAAGGGTCCAGTCCTGATCCATGTTGTCACTGAGAAAGGCCGTGGATATCCATATGCAGAGAGGGCTGCAGACAAGTACCatg gagTGACGAAATTTGATCCAGCAACTGGAATGCAATTTAAATCCAGTGCCCTTACACAGTCTTATACAACATATTTTGCGAAGGCTTTGATTGCAGAAGCAGAGGCAGACAAGGATATTGTTGCAATCCATGCTGCAATGGGAGGCGGAACAGGACTAAATCAATTCCTTCGTCGCTTCCCTAGTAGATGCTTTGATGTTGGGATAGCAGAACAGCATGCCGTTACTTTTGCTGCAGGTCTGGCCAGTGAAGGCTTGAAGCCTTTTTGTGCAATCTATTCAACTTTCATGCAGAGGGCTTATGACCAG GTAGTACATGATGTGGATTTGCAGAAGCTTCCTGTAAGATTTGCAATGGACAGAGCGGGACTGGTTGGAGCTGATGGTCCCACACATTGTGGGGCCTTTGATGTCGCTTTTATGGCATGCCTTCCCAACATGGTTGTAATGGCTCCTTCTGATGAGGCTGAGCTTTTTCACATGGTTGCCACTGCTGCTGCTATTGATGATCGACCCAGCTGTTTTAGATACCCAAGAGGAAACGGGGTTGGTGTTCAGTTGCCGCACGGAAACAAAGGCATTCCTCTTGAA GTTGGAAAAGGCAGGATGTTACTTGAAGGCGATAGAGTAGCACTGTTAGGTTATGGGACAGCTGTTCAGAGCTGTTTAGCCGCTGCTGCTTTATTGGAACAACATGGTTTACAGTTGACAGTAGCAGATGCTCGATTCTGCAAACCACTGGATCAATCGCTTATTCGTAGTCTGGCGAAATTACATGAAGTTTTGGTTACCGTAGAGGAAGGATCAATTGGAGGCTTTGGTGCTCATGTTGCTCAGTTCTTGGCCCTGGATGGTCTCCTTGACGGCGCATTAAAG TGGAGGCCACTTGTACTCCCTGATCGGTATATCGACCATGGATCGCCTGCATACCAATTGGAAGAAGCTGGTCTCACACCATCTCACATTGCAGCAACAGTATTTAACATACTAGGACAAGCCAGAGAGGCTCTGGAGATAATGTCTttcaaaagttcaaaaaataCTGCTTTTCTTGAGCTGATACAACTCAAGTCTCAAAGCACCTGA
- the LOC123210159 gene encoding LEC14B homolog isoform X1 — protein sequence MSRYEIAVKTSDDQEGTTSSSLSQQRDKDPVKRKTEKDQVELYKDFVQLTKLRSAPNKRFSWTTTNRLRLPVSTFKLLAGREANYTGRARFSAADESHVLGRYLPLNGPWSVYQLNNPIYISQFSADGSLFVAGSQGSHIRIYDVDRNWKVHKDIEAKHMRWTITDASLSPDQRFLVYSSVNSIAHIVNVGSGATESVANVTEIHEGLDFSVDSEDKEFGIFSVKFSTDGQELVAAGSNDYIYVYDLQANRCSLQIHAHESDVNTVCFADETSNIIYSGSDDNLCKVWDKRCFTGRQANGVLIGHLEGITFLDSRRDGRYFISNGKDQSTKLWDIRKMSTNTRDCPRYRFSHWDYRWMEYPEHIRNVKHPNDQSLATFKGHSVLGTLIRCYFSPEYSTGQKYIYTGSSDNCVYFYDVLSGAEVATLKFHEAPVRDCSWHPYYPMMVTSSWDGRLVTWEFPRPGKPAEVLRVKPISRRRRRRVF from the exons ATGAGTCGTTATGAGATAGCTGTTAAAACTTCAGATGATCAAGAGGGTACCACCAGCTCTTCTTTAAGTCAGCAAAGGGATAAGGATCCTGTTAAGCGTAAGACGGAGAAGGATCAGGTTGAGCTTTATAAGGACTTTGTTCAACTAACAAAGCTTAGATCAGCACCCAATAAACGCTTCAGTTGGACTACAACCAATAGGTTGAGATTAccagtttcaactttcaaattgTTGGCAGGTAGGGAAGCCAATTATACTGGTAGAGCTAGATTCTCAGCAGCAGATGAATCTCACGTTTTAGGCAGATATTTGCCTTTGAATGGCCCTTGGAGTGTTTATCAGCTGAACAACCCCATATACATTTCACAGTTCTCTGCTGATGGTTCACTTTTTGTTGCTGGATCTCAG GGAAGTCACATCAGGATATATGATGTAGATAGGAATTGGAAAGTTCATAAGGATATTGAAGCCAAACACATGAGATGGACTATTACTGATGCATCTCTTTCACCTGATCAACGATTTCTT GTTTATTCTAGTGTGAATTCTATTGCTCATATTGTAAATGTTGGATCTGGGGCAACTGAGTCAGTTGCAAATGTAACG GAAATTCATGAAGGTTTAGATTTTTCTGTTGACAGTGAAGACAAAGAATTTGGGATCTTCTCTGTTAAATTTTCTACTGATGGGCAAGAGCTTGTTGCCGCAGGCAGtaatgattatatatatgtttacgATCTCCAAGCAAATAGGTGTAGCCTTCAAATTCATGCGCATGAG TCAGATGTTAACACTGTATGTTTTGCGGATGAAACTAGCAATATCATATATTCTGGAAGTGATGATAACCTCTGCAAG GTGTGGGATAAACGTTGCTTCACGGGGAGACAAGCAAACGGGGTCTTGATAGGACATTTAGAAGGCATTACTTTCCTGGATAGTCGTAGGGATGGGCgctattttatttcaaatggaAAGGATCAAAGTACCAAACTCTGGGATATACGGAAGATGTCCACAAACACTAGAGA TTGTCCAAGGTACAGATTTAGTCATTGGGACTACAGATGGATGGAGTATCCAGAGCACATAAGGAATGTAAAACATCCCAATGATCAATCATTGGCCACATTTAAAGGACATTCAGTCTTGGGCACTTTGATTCGCTGTTACTTCTCCCCAGAATATAG CACCGGTCAAAAGTACATCTACACTGGATCTAGTGATAATTGTGTCTACTTTTATGATGTG TTAAGTGGAGCTGAAGTTGCAACACTCAAGTTTCATGAAGCTCCTGTAAGAGATTGTAGTTGGCACCCTTACTACCCAATGATGGTGACCTCCTCATGGGATGGTAGACTTGTCACATGGGAATTTCCAAGGCCTGGCAAACCTGCTGAAGTATTACGAGTGAAGCCTATCTCTCGTAGGCGTCGGAGGAGAGTGTTTTAG
- the LOC123212188 gene encoding probable 1-deoxy-D-xylulose-5-phosphate synthase, chloroplastic isoform X1: MAFSAFTFSAHANISTPTLTDPHKSTSLSSIFWGADLSCQSMHKFHMAKKRPGGIFAALSEIGEYHSRRPPTPLLDTVNYPIHMKNLSTKELKQLADELRSDVIFNVSKTGGHLGSSLGVVELTVALHYVFNAPQDRILWDVGHQSYPHKILTGRRDKMLTMRQTNGLSGFTKRSESEYDCFGTGHSSTTISAGLGMAVGRDLKGRKNNVVAVIGDGAMTGGQAYEAMNNAGYLDSDMIVILNDNRQVSLPTANLDGPIPPVGALSSALSRLQSNRPLRELREVAKGVTKKIGGPMHELAAKVDEYARGMISGSGSTLFEELGLYYIGTVNGHNIDDLISILKEVKDTKTKGPVLIHVVTEKGRGYPYAERAADKYHGVTKFDPATGMQFKSSALTQSYTTYFAKALIAEAEADKDIVAIHAAMGGGTGLNQFLRRFPSRCFDVGIAEQHAVTFAAGLASEGLKPFCAIYSTFMQRAYDQVVHDVDLQKLPVRFAMDRAGLVGADGPTHCGAFDVAFMACLPNMVVMAPSDEAELFHMVATAAAIDDRPSCFRYPRGNGVGVQLPHGNKGIPLEVGKGRMLLEGDRVALLGYGTAVQSCLAAAALLEQHGLQLTVADARFCKPLDQSLIRSLAKLHEVLVTVEEGSIGGFGAHVAQFLALDGLLDGALKWRPLVLPDRYIDHGSPAYQLEEAGLTPSHIAATVFNILGQAREALEIMSFKSSKNTAFLELIQLKSQST; this comes from the exons aTGGCATTCTCTGCATTCACTTTTTCTGCCCATGCCAACATTTCAACACCAACACTTACAGATCCTCATAAATCAACTTCGCTTTCTTCTATATTCTGGGGCGCAGATCTAAGTTGCCAATCTATGCACAAGTTCCACATG GCCAAGAAAAGGCCAGGTGGGATTTTTGCAGCACTTTCAGAGATTGGAGAATATCACTCAAGAAGACCACCAACACCACTACTGGACACAGTAAATTATCCAATTCACATGAAAAATCTATCCACCAAG GAGCTTAAACAGCTAGCAGATGAGCTGAGGTCTGATGTTATATTCAATGTTTCCAAAACTGGTGGTCACTTGGGCTCTAGTCTTGGCGTTGTGGAGCTCACTGTTGCCCTTCATTATGTTTTCAATGCTCCCCAAGACAGGATACTGTGGGATGTTGGTCATCAG TCTTACCCTCACAAAATCTTGACGGGGAGAAGAGATAAGATGCTTACCATGAGGCAAACAAATGGACTTTCAGGATTCACAAAGCGATCTGAGAGTGAATATGACTGCTTTGGAACTGGCCACAGTTCTACCACTATCTCTGCAGGACTGG GTATGGCTGTGGGCAGGGATCTTAAAGGAAGAAAGAACAATGTTGTTGCTGTCATAGGTGATGGTGCCATGACTGGAGGCCAAGCTTATGAAGCCATGAACAATGCTGGATACCTGGATTCAGACATGATTGTTATTCTTAATGACAACAGACAGGTTTCTCTACCCACTGCCAATCTAGATGGGCCGATACCACCTGTGGGAGCTTTGAGCAGTGCTCTCAGTAGGTTGCAATCCAACAGGCCTCTCAGGGAACTCAGAGAGGTTGCCAAG GGAGTTACCAAAAAAATTGGTGGACCTATGCATGAACTGGCAGCAAAAGTTGATGAATATGCTCGTGGGATGATCAGTGGTTCTGGATCAACGTTGTTTGAAGAGCTTGGACTGTATTATATTGGTACTGTCAATGGTCACAACATAGATGACCTCATATCTATTCTCAAAGAGGTTAAGGATACCAAAACAAAGGGTCCAGTCCTGATCCATGTTGTCACTGAGAAAGGCCGTGGATATCCATATGCAGAGAGGGCTGCAGACAAGTACCatg gagTGACGAAATTTGATCCAGCAACTGGAATGCAATTTAAATCCAGTGCCCTTACACAGTCTTATACAACATATTTTGCGAAGGCTTTGATTGCAGAAGCAGAGGCAGACAAGGATATTGTTGCAATCCATGCTGCAATGGGAGGCGGAACAGGACTAAATCAATTCCTTCGTCGCTTCCCTAGTAGATGCTTTGATGTTGGGATAGCAGAACAGCATGCCGTTACTTTTGCTGCAGGTCTGGCCAGTGAAGGCTTGAAGCCTTTTTGTGCAATCTATTCAACTTTCATGCAGAGGGCTTATGACCAG GTAGTACATGATGTGGATTTGCAGAAGCTTCCTGTAAGATTTGCAATGGACAGAGCGGGACTGGTTGGAGCTGATGGTCCCACACATTGTGGGGCCTTTGATGTCGCTTTTATGGCATGCCTTCCCAACATGGTTGTAATGGCTCCTTCTGATGAGGCTGAGCTTTTTCACATGGTTGCCACTGCTGCTGCTATTGATGATCGACCCAGCTGTTTTAGATACCCAAGAGGAAACGGGGTTGGTGTTCAGTTGCCGCACGGAAACAAAGGCATTCCTCTTGAA GTTGGAAAAGGCAGGATGTTACTTGAAGGCGATAGAGTAGCACTGTTAGGTTATGGGACAGCTGTTCAGAGCTGTTTAGCCGCTGCTGCTTTATTGGAACAACATGGTTTACAGTTGACAGTAGCAGATGCTCGATTCTGCAAACCACTGGATCAATCGCTTATTCGTAGTCTGGCGAAATTACATGAAGTTTTGGTTACCGTAGAGGAAGGATCAATTGGAGGCTTTGGTGCTCATGTTGCTCAGTTCTTGGCCCTGGATGGTCTCCTTGACGGCGCATTAAAG TGGAGGCCACTTGTACTCCCTGATCGGTATATCGACCATGGATCGCCTGCATACCAATTGGAAGAAGCTGGTCTCACACCATCTCACATTGCAGCAACAGTATTTAACATACTAGGACAAGCCAGAGAGGCTCTGGAGATAATGTCTttcaaaagttcaaaaaataCTGCTTTTCTTGAGCTGATACAACTCAAGTCTCAAAGCACCTGA
- the LOC123211683 gene encoding serine/arginine-rich SC35-like splicing factor SCL28 has protein sequence MARYRSRSRSNSPRRRSRSHRPRDRKRYDDEPRRSQGDRRSPIPSGLLVRNLPLDARPEDLRIPFEKYGPVKDVYLPKNFYTGEPRGFGFVKFSYGEDASEAKQRLNHTLIGGREIKIVFADENRKTPQEMRLNSRASGRYGGSYRRTSPRSPRRQYRFYSRSPSPRHDSRDHRDRDDYHSPRRSRSVSRSPSPRDERDYRSNQRSPRPRENGRSLHGDRNYAPSRSMSPMGNSCSPSRSRS, from the exons ATGGCTAGATATAGGAGTCGTAGCCGGAGCAACAGCCCTCGTCGCCGTAGCAGGAGCCATCGTCCACGTGACAGAAAGCGTTACGACGACGAGCCGCGTAGGTCTCAGGGCGACCGTCGCTCTCCCATTCCTTCTGGTTTGCTTGTTCGCAACCTCCCTCTCGATGCCAG GCCGGAAGATCTTAGAATTCCGTTTGAGAAATATGGTCCAGTGAAGGATGTGTATCTTCCTAAAAATTTTTACACTGG AGAACCACGAGGCTTTGGTTTTGTGAAGTTCAGCTACGGTGAAGATGCATCTGAAGCAAAGCAACGGTTGAATCACACACTCATTGGTGGACGTGAGATAAAAATTGTCTTCGCTGATGAGAACAGGAAAACTCCTCAAGAAATGCGTTTGAATTCCCGTGCAAG TGGTCGATACGGAGGGAGCTATAGGAGGACATCACCAAGGTCCCCAAGACGTCAATATCGTT TTTACTCTCGCTCACCTTCACCGAGGCATGACTCAAG GGATCATCGGGATAGGGATGATTATCACTCCCCAAGGCGATCTAGGTCTGTCTCACGATCCCCTTCTCCACGTGATGAGAGGGACTACAGGTCAAACCAGAGGTCCCCAAGACCAAGGGAGAATGGTCGGAGTCTTCACGGTGACAGGAATTATGCACCGAGCAGGTCAATGAGTCCTATGGGTAATAGTTGCAGTCCTTCAAGGTCTCGATCATGA
- the LOC123210159 gene encoding LEC14B homolog isoform X2, whose amino-acid sequence MSRYEIAVKTSDDQEGTTSSSLSQQRDKDPVKRKTEKDQVELYKDFVQLTKLRSAPNKRFSWTTTNRLRLPVSTFKLLAGREANYTGRARFSAADESHVLGRYLPLNGPWSVYQLNNPIYISQFSADGSLFVAGSQGSHIRIYDVDRNWKVHKDIEAKHMRWTITDASLSPDQRFLEIHEGLDFSVDSEDKEFGIFSVKFSTDGQELVAAGSNDYIYVYDLQANRCSLQIHAHESDVNTVCFADETSNIIYSGSDDNLCKVWDKRCFTGRQANGVLIGHLEGITFLDSRRDGRYFISNGKDQSTKLWDIRKMSTNTRDCPRYRFSHWDYRWMEYPEHIRNVKHPNDQSLATFKGHSVLGTLIRCYFSPEYSTGQKYIYTGSSDNCVYFYDVLSGAEVATLKFHEAPVRDCSWHPYYPMMVTSSWDGRLVTWEFPRPGKPAEVLRVKPISRRRRRRVF is encoded by the exons ATGAGTCGTTATGAGATAGCTGTTAAAACTTCAGATGATCAAGAGGGTACCACCAGCTCTTCTTTAAGTCAGCAAAGGGATAAGGATCCTGTTAAGCGTAAGACGGAGAAGGATCAGGTTGAGCTTTATAAGGACTTTGTTCAACTAACAAAGCTTAGATCAGCACCCAATAAACGCTTCAGTTGGACTACAACCAATAGGTTGAGATTAccagtttcaactttcaaattgTTGGCAGGTAGGGAAGCCAATTATACTGGTAGAGCTAGATTCTCAGCAGCAGATGAATCTCACGTTTTAGGCAGATATTTGCCTTTGAATGGCCCTTGGAGTGTTTATCAGCTGAACAACCCCATATACATTTCACAGTTCTCTGCTGATGGTTCACTTTTTGTTGCTGGATCTCAG GGAAGTCACATCAGGATATATGATGTAGATAGGAATTGGAAAGTTCATAAGGATATTGAAGCCAAACACATGAGATGGACTATTACTGATGCATCTCTTTCACCTGATCAACGATTTCTT GAAATTCATGAAGGTTTAGATTTTTCTGTTGACAGTGAAGACAAAGAATTTGGGATCTTCTCTGTTAAATTTTCTACTGATGGGCAAGAGCTTGTTGCCGCAGGCAGtaatgattatatatatgtttacgATCTCCAAGCAAATAGGTGTAGCCTTCAAATTCATGCGCATGAG TCAGATGTTAACACTGTATGTTTTGCGGATGAAACTAGCAATATCATATATTCTGGAAGTGATGATAACCTCTGCAAG GTGTGGGATAAACGTTGCTTCACGGGGAGACAAGCAAACGGGGTCTTGATAGGACATTTAGAAGGCATTACTTTCCTGGATAGTCGTAGGGATGGGCgctattttatttcaaatggaAAGGATCAAAGTACCAAACTCTGGGATATACGGAAGATGTCCACAAACACTAGAGA TTGTCCAAGGTACAGATTTAGTCATTGGGACTACAGATGGATGGAGTATCCAGAGCACATAAGGAATGTAAAACATCCCAATGATCAATCATTGGCCACATTTAAAGGACATTCAGTCTTGGGCACTTTGATTCGCTGTTACTTCTCCCCAGAATATAG CACCGGTCAAAAGTACATCTACACTGGATCTAGTGATAATTGTGTCTACTTTTATGATGTG TTAAGTGGAGCTGAAGTTGCAACACTCAAGTTTCATGAAGCTCCTGTAAGAGATTGTAGTTGGCACCCTTACTACCCAATGATGGTGACCTCCTCATGGGATGGTAGACTTGTCACATGGGAATTTCCAAGGCCTGGCAAACCTGCTGAAGTATTACGAGTGAAGCCTATCTCTCGTAGGCGTCGGAGGAGAGTGTTTTAG